From the Wolbachia endosymbiont of Encarsia formosa genome, the window GGATGCAGCAAACCAAATAAAAACACACCCTTCAATAATTGCCATACTGAGGTAAAATAGAGCCTTTTTCAAAAATAGTGCTGGAAGTAAGCTAGTTAATACGAGTAACACGCTATAGATTAATATATATTTCCTCGTTTTTTCTGGACCATAAACGATATTGAACATTGGAATCGATGCTTTTGTATAATCTTCAGATCTATTTAAGGATAGAGCCCAAAAATGTGGTGGAGTCCACATAAAAATTATTAAAAATAGAATACAACTTTCCCAGCTTACAGAGTCAGTTACAACCGCCCAGCCAATCATTGGAGGAAAAGCACCTGCTGCACCACCAATAACAATATTCTGCGGAGTACGCCTTTTGAGCCAAATTGTATACACAAAAACATAAAATAATATGCTAATTGCAAGCAAAGCAGCAGAAACATAGTTCACTGCTATTGCCATGATAAATACTGACAATATTCCAAGAGTTATGCCAAATTCAAGCGCGCTTTCTGCAGAAACTATACCTGAAGGTATAGGGCGGTTTTTTGTTCTCTCCATAAGCAAGTCTATATCTCTGTCATACCACATATTTATTGCACCTGCAGATCCTGAACCAATAGCAATGCACATAAGAGATATTAGTGCAAGGAAAGGATGAATGCTACCTGGTGCAGCAACCATTCCAGCAATTGCAGTAAACACTACAAGGTACATTATCCTTGGCTTCATCAAATGCCAAAAATCCAGTATTGTTGATTCAACATTTAGCAAAACACTTGTGTACATTCTATTTTATCACTGGTGGTTTTTCAAAAGTATGAAAAGGCGGTGGTGAAGATACCGTCCATTCTAAAGTGTCACCTTCCCAAGGATTATCTCCAGTTTTTTTGCCTAACTTAAAGAGATGTATAACTATAAATACAAAAAACATAACTGAAAGAAAGGACATGTATGAACCAATTGAGGATATATAATTCCAAGGGATAAACGCGTCAGGATAATCAGGTATACGCCTTGGCATACCTGCTAATCCCAGGAAATGCTGGGGTAAGAAAGTGACATTGGTGCTAATAAAAGTGAGCCAAAAGTGTATCTTTCCTAAACACTCGTTATATTGCTTACCTGACATTTTGCCTATCCAATAATAAAAACCGGCGAAAGCTCCAAATAATGCAGCAAGCGACATGACATAGTGAAAGTGAGCAACGACATAATAGGTATCGTGCAAAATCTTATCTATTCCACCGTGAGAAAGAATTATTCCGGTTATACCACCTCCAACAAACATGAAAATAAAACCTAATGCAAACAGCATTGGTGTCTTCAATTCAATCGCTCCACCCCACATAGTTGCAATCCAACTAAAGACTTTTACACCAGTTATAACACCAATGAAAATTGTGCTAGTGCTAAAAAATATAGCAGCATCTTCGCTAAGCCCAACAGTAAACATATGGTGAGCCCAAACCATGAAGCCAAACGTTGCTATTCCTATCATGGCATAAACCATTCCCATATAACCAAATACTGGCCTATGAGAAAAAGTTGACACAATCTGACTGATGATACCAAATGCAGGAAAAATAATTATGTAAACTTCTGGAT encodes:
- a CDS encoding heme o synthase, with product MYTSVLLNVESTILDFWHLMKPRIMYLVVFTAIAGMVAAPGSIHPFLALISLMCIAIGSGSAGAINMWYDRDIDLLMERTKNRPIPSGIVSAESALEFGITLGILSVFIMAIAVNYVSAALLAISILFYVFVYTIWLKRRTPQNIVIGGAAGAFPPMIGWAVVTDSVSWESCILFLIIFMWTPPHFWALSLNRSEDYTKASIPMFNIVYGPEKTRKYILIYSVLLVLTSLLPALFLKKALFYLSMAIIEGCVFIWFAASVIRLKSHSSQKKMFSYSISYLFSLFASVIYCSIDLF
- the ctaD gene encoding cytochrome c oxidase subunit I; protein product: MSDVPKGIRRWLFSTNHKDIGTLYIIFSILAGIIGGLLSVIIRTQLMHINILNNNYQLYNVMITGHAVIMVFFMIMPALMGGFGNWFVPLMIGAPDMAFPRMNNLSFWLLVSSFILLILSVFAGEGPGTGWTLYPPLSQIMSHPSAGVDLAILALHIAGMSSIVGAINFIVTIFNMRAKGMSLTKIPLFVWSILLTSFMLIVALPVLAGAITMLLTDRNIGTSFFDPAGGGDPVLFQHLFWFFGHPEVYIIIFPAFGIISQIVSTFSHRPVFGYMGMVYAMIGIATFGFMVWAHHMFTVGLSEDAAIFFSTSTIFIGVITGVKVFSWIATMWGGAIELKTPMLFALGFIFMFVGGGITGIILSHGGIDKILHDTYYVVAHFHYVMSLAALFGAFAGFYYWIGKMSGKQYNECLGKIHFWLTFISTNVTFLPQHFLGLAGMPRRIPDYPDAFIPWNYISSIGSYMSFLSVMFFVFIVIHLFKLGKKTGDNPWEGDTLEWTVSSPPPFHTFEKPPVIK